In Citrus sinensis cultivar Valencia sweet orange chromosome 2, DVS_A1.0, whole genome shotgun sequence, a single genomic region encodes these proteins:
- the LOC102607295 gene encoding uncharacterized protein LOC102607295 produces the protein MAKGRKLTTSRCERYLGSYSYSNGQGTNGGVSELGEEDVWSTVDDVEDSNDEVVINNPRNEWSPRAAGESNVGFSTRSRRRNTRDDHHVGGLSLAFDDAGKTSASRIVHQFRANDSMAASPRGHQMATSAPVNVPDWSKIYRVDSVDSMHDSDDERDMEMIPPHEYLAREYARSKKTGGASVFEGVGRTLKGRDLRRVRDAVWSQTGFDG, from the coding sequence ATGGCGAAGGGCCGGAAATTGACAACGAGCAGATGCGAACGGTATTTGGGAAGTTACAGCTACAGTAACGGTCAAGGGACAAACGGCGGCGTATCGGAGCTTGGCGAGGAGGATGTCTGGTCGACGGTTGATGACGTTGAGGACAGTAACGACGAGGTTGTTATAAATAATCCAAGAAACGAGTGGAGTCCACGCGCTGCGGGGGAGAGTAACGTGGGCTTTTCTACTAGGAGCCGGCGAAGGAACACCAGGGATGATCACCACGTGGGTGGCCTATCGCTGGCTTTTGATGACGCGGGCAAAACGTCGGCATCTAGGATAGTGCATCAGTTCAGGGCGAATGACAGCATGGCTGCATCGCCACGTGGGCATCAAATGGCCACGTCAGCCCCGGTGAACGTCCCTGATTGGAGCAAGATTTACCGGGTTGACTCGGTCGACTCGATGCATGACTCTGATGACGAACGGGACATGGAGATGATTCCTCCTCATGAGTACTTGGCTCGTGAGTACGCGAGGAGCAAGAAAACGGGTGGCGCATCGGTTTTTGAGGGCGTGGGTCGCACGCTCAAGGGCCGTGACCTCCGGCGCGTGAGGGATGCAGTGTGGAGCCAGACTGGGTTTGACGGctaa
- the LOC102606999 gene encoding calcium-dependent protein kinase 21-like yields the protein MGCWGSKERVPPSDMNGYRSSTAHSSHQATGVATQTPYQTYQQQQQQQLHVQPPKMSAPQPQPRQQPMKSSATSTRPVQKPETVLGKPLEDIRQFYTLGKELGRGQFGITYLCTENSTGNSYACKSILKRKLVNKQDREDIKREIQIMQHLAGQQNIVEFRGAYEDRQSVHLVMELCSGGELFDKIIAQGHYTEKAAAALCRAIVNVVHHCHFMGVMHRDLKPENFLLSNKDGGAMLKATDFGLSVFIDEGKVYRDIVGSAYYVAPEVLRRSYGKEIDVWSAGVILYILLSGVPPFWAETEKGIFDAILKGGVDFESEPWLLISDSAKDLVRKMLIQDPKKRITSAEVLEHPWMREGGEASDKPIGSAVLSRMKQFRAMNKLKKMALKVIAEALSEEEIKGLKTMFANMDTDKSGTITYEELKTGLARLGSKLSETEVKQLMDAADVDGNGTIDYIEFISATMHRYRLERDEHLYKAFQYFDKDNSGYITRDELETAMKDYGIGDEASIKEIISEVDTDNDGRINYEEFCTMMRSGTPQPAKLI from the exons ATGGGTTGCTGGGGTAGCAAGGAAAGAGTTCCTCCATCTGATATGAATGGCTACAGATCAAGCACTGCTCATTCAAGTCATCAAGCAACTGGCGTTGCAACACAAACCCCTTATCAAACTTAtcaacaacagcagcagcagcaactaCACGTGCAGCCTCCTAAAATGTCTGCCCCACAGCCACAACCAAGGCAGCAACCGATGAAATCTTCTGCAACAAGCACAAGGCCAGTGCAAAAGCCAGAAACAGTGCTGGGCAAGCCTCTAGAAGACATTAGACAATTTTACACATTAGGGAAAGAATTGGGTAGAGGCCAGTTTGGAATCACATATTTGTGCACTGAGAATTCAACAGGCAATAGCTATGCATGCAAGTCAATTTTAAAGAGGAAGCTTGTGAATAAACAAGATAGAGAGGATATAAAGCGAGAGATTCAGATAATGCAGCACTTGGCTGGTCAAcaaaatattgttgaatttaggGGTGCTTACGAGGACAGACAAAGTGTTCATCTTGTGATGGAGTTGTGTTCTGGTGGTGAGCTTTTTGATAAGATTATTGCTCAGGGGCATTATACCGAGAAAGCTGCTGCCGCTCTTTGTAGGGCTATTGTTAATGTGGTGCATCATTGCCATTTTATGGGAGTTATGCATCGTGATCTTAAGCCTGAGAATTTCTTGCTGTCTAACAAAGATGGGGGTGCTATGTTGAAGGCAACCGATTTTGGACTCTCTGTATTCATCGATGAAG GGAAAGTGTATCGTGATATAGTGGGCAGTGCTTACTATGTTGCTCCTGAAGTATTGCGGCGTAGTTATGGAAAGGAAATAGATGTATGGAGTGCAGGAGTTATTCTATATATTCTACTTAGTGGCGTTCCTCCATTTTGGGCTG AGACTGAAAAGGGAATATTTGATGCTATTTTGAAAGGAGGTGTTGACTTTGAAAGTGAACCGTGGCTGTTAATATCAGATAGTGCCAAAGACCTAGTCAGGAAAATGCTGATACAAGACCCTAAAAAAAGGATCACTTCCGCTGAAGTTCTTG AGCATCCATGGATGAGAGAAGGCGGAGAAGCATCTGACAAGCCGATAGGTAGTGCAGTTCTATCTAGAATGAAGCAATTCAGGGCAATGAATAAGCTTAAAAAGATGGCATTGAAG GTCATTGCAGAAGCTCTAtctgaagaagaaattaaaggcCTTAAGACAATGTTCGCAAACATGGATACTGACAAGAGCGGTACAATCACTTACGAAGAGCTGAAGACGGGTTTAGCTCGACTTGGGTCGAAACTCTCAGAAACAGAAGTTAAACAACTCATGGATGCT GCCGATGTGGATGGAAATGGGACAATTGACTATATCGAATTTATCTCTGCTACAATGCATAGATACAGACTGGAAAGGGATGAGCACCTTTATAAAGCATTCCAGTATTTTGATAAAGATAATAGTGG ATACATTACAAGAGATGAGTTAGAAACAGCGATGAAGGATTATGGAATTGGAGATGAAGCTAGCATCAAGGAGATCATTTCTGAGGTTGATACAGATAAT GATGGGAGGATCAACTATGAGGAGTTCTGCACAATGATGAGAAGTGGGACCCCACAGCCTGCAAAACTCATTTAA